The Polyangiaceae bacterium genome includes a region encoding these proteins:
- a CDS encoding GGDEF domain-containing protein, which produces MPSTNPKPMPDSCEPPPPPSRIALMPPPPSRAAPPTAITRKDMPAVRVPAEAEEAEPVVFNEERITQVSAPPGPASQTESVVLIRLDGVDAGSLVSLGTETCAIGRHHQNQLQIEDGGVSRFHARVTWLGNAHAIEDLASSNGTWVRGRRISRAVLGDGDLVQFGSHACFRYTVTDGMHERLLRQLHESSTRDPLTGAYNRRHFEERLRAELAYAVRHGTELGVIMFDIDHFKRVNDTRGHAAGDAVIRHIAQVTQAQLRSEDVFARYGGEEFVVLLRATDAKNTQRVAERIRASIEVLPASFEAQAIPVSVSGGCATLGEGGERTGPAMLRRADERLYAAKRAGRNRVVGVASAPGQGRA; this is translated from the coding sequence ATGCCGAGCACGAACCCCAAGCCAATGCCCGACTCCTGCGAGCCGCCGCCGCCGCCGAGCCGAATCGCGCTGATGCCACCGCCGCCGAGCCGCGCTGCCCCGCCGACCGCCATCACCCGCAAGGACATGCCCGCGGTGCGCGTGCCCGCGGAGGCCGAAGAGGCCGAGCCCGTGGTGTTCAACGAGGAGCGCATCACGCAGGTGAGCGCGCCGCCGGGGCCGGCGTCTCAGACGGAGAGCGTGGTCTTGATTCGGCTCGACGGCGTGGACGCGGGGAGTTTGGTGTCGCTCGGCACCGAGACCTGCGCCATCGGGCGCCACCATCAGAATCAGCTCCAGATCGAGGACGGTGGGGTCAGCCGCTTCCACGCCCGCGTCACCTGGCTCGGCAACGCCCACGCGATCGAAGATCTGGCCTCCAGCAACGGCACCTGGGTGCGCGGCCGGCGCATCAGCCGCGCGGTGCTGGGGGACGGCGATCTGGTGCAATTCGGCTCGCACGCCTGCTTCCGCTACACCGTGACGGACGGCATGCACGAGCGCCTGTTGCGCCAGCTCCACGAGTCGAGCACGCGCGACCCGCTCACCGGTGCCTACAACCGCCGCCACTTCGAGGAGCGCCTGCGGGCCGAGCTCGCGTACGCGGTGCGGCACGGCACCGAGCTGGGCGTGATCATGTTCGACATCGACCACTTCAAGCGCGTGAACGACACCCGCGGGCACGCCGCCGGCGACGCGGTGATCCGACACATCGCTCAGGTCACCCAGGCGCAGCTCCGGAGCGAGGACGTGTTCGCGCGCTACGGCGGCGAGGAATTCGTGGTGCTGCTCCGGGCGACGGACGCCAAGAACACGCAGCGGGTCGCCGAGCGCATCCGCGCCAGCATCGAGGTCCTGCCCGCGAGCTTCGAGGCGCAGGCCATCCCGGTCAGCGTGAGCGGCGGCTGCGCGACGCTGGGTGAGGGGGGCGAGCGAACGGGTCCGGCGATGCTGCGCCGGGCCGACGAGCGCCTCTACGCGGCCAAGCGTGCCGGCCGGAACCGGGTCGTGGGCGTCGCTTCGGCGCCGGGCCAGGGAAGGGCGTAG
- a CDS encoding EAL domain-containing response regulator produces MPAAIESPRERRDTPDPLTTKKISGTVLIVDDDETLLRSLARLLRLRGYEPKTATSAAAAIELVQTERFDVVLSDIAMPGMDGIELLRNIRDTDLVVPVILITGAPAVSTAVDAVEYGAFRYLTKPVENDDLVATVEKAVRYHRMARMKARAAELLGTETAGPGDRAGLEVSFERALETLWIAYQPIVDARNRRVFGHEALLRSSEPSLPHPGAVIDAALRLEQLDVLGRSIRARAAGPVAENPAAGALFVNLHVRDLLDPTLTAQESPLSRIASRVVLEITERAALDEVGDVRPRIARLREMGFRIAIDDLGAGYSGLTSFAQLEPEVVKLDMSLVRGIDSSATKQKVVRSMSSLCRDMGMLVVAEGVETPAERDALVELGCDLLQGYLFAKPSRPFPQISW; encoded by the coding sequence ATGCCCGCCGCAATCGAGAGCCCGCGAGAGCGGCGTGACACGCCGGACCCGCTGACGACGAAGAAGATCAGCGGAACGGTGCTGATCGTGGACGACGACGAGACGCTGCTCCGGAGCCTCGCGCGGCTGCTCCGGCTCCGGGGCTACGAGCCCAAGACCGCCACCAGCGCTGCCGCCGCCATCGAGCTGGTCCAGACCGAGCGCTTCGACGTGGTGCTGAGCGACATCGCGATGCCCGGGATGGACGGCATCGAGCTCCTGCGCAACATCCGCGACACCGACCTGGTGGTGCCGGTCATCCTGATCACCGGCGCGCCAGCGGTCTCGACCGCCGTGGACGCCGTGGAGTACGGCGCGTTCCGCTACCTGACCAAGCCCGTGGAGAACGACGACCTGGTCGCGACGGTGGAGAAGGCCGTGCGCTACCACCGCATGGCGCGCATGAAGGCCAGGGCGGCGGAGCTGCTCGGCACCGAGACGGCAGGGCCGGGCGACCGCGCAGGGCTCGAGGTCAGCTTCGAGCGCGCGCTCGAGACCCTGTGGATCGCCTATCAGCCCATCGTGGACGCGCGGAATCGACGCGTCTTCGGCCACGAGGCGCTGCTGCGGTCGAGCGAGCCGAGCCTGCCGCACCCGGGCGCGGTGATCGACGCGGCGCTGCGCCTGGAACAGCTCGACGTGCTCGGGCGCTCGATCCGGGCGCGCGCGGCGGGCCCGGTGGCGGAGAACCCGGCCGCTGGCGCCTTGTTCGTCAACCTGCACGTGCGGGATCTGCTCGACCCGACGCTGACCGCGCAGGAGTCGCCGCTGTCGCGCATCGCCTCCCGCGTCGTGCTCGAGATCACCGAGCGCGCCGCCCTGGACGAGGTCGGCGACGTGCGCCCCCGCATCGCGCGGCTCCGGGAGATGGGCTTCCGGATCGCCATCGACGATCTGGGCGCGGGCTACTCGGGGCTCACCAGCTTCGCGCAGCTCGAGCCGGAGGTGGTGAAGCTCGACATGTCGCTCGTGCGCGGCATCGACTCGAGCGCCACCAAGCAGAAGGTCGTCCGGTCCATGAGCAGCCTGTGCCGAGACATGGGCATGCTGGTCGTGGCCGAGGGCGTCGAGACGCCTGCCGAACGCGACGCCCTGGTCGAGCTCGGCTGCGACCTCCTGCAAGGCTACCTGTTCGCCAAACCGTCACGACCCTTTCCTCAGATCTCGTGGTGA
- a CDS encoding OmpA family protein has translation MSRRAGALVTLVAVATLARPALADGVKVHGVAAAAKAFGGHQERELGPGAVGLAALELPIAPALGAQLEVGALWLSAGETPEDPRFEAQGDASATHVAGGLRVNPVAGLWLAAAAGPTRTGGQTRALADAQVGWDFFFHHGRFGVGPVIGWAHVFQPDSELRPADANVVFAGVHAVWDPDKGPKPDGDRDRDGIKDSVDRCPDDPEDKDGFQDEDGCPDRDNDGDGILDAIDRCPLVPEDADGFEDADGCPDPDNDRDGILDPKDACPNEPEDKDGFEDEDGCPDPDNDQDGILDPKDACPNEPETKNGYADEDGCPDSEQVRVTGDKIVLDDRVHFWTNSARIRPASYPLLERVAKLILSQPSYAHIEVQGHTDERGPAWFNQKLSDDRAQSVLEFLVKQGLERSRLSSRGFGATVPLVEKKSERAWFMNRRVEFAITRETRSVERAGGKP, from the coding sequence GTGTCGCGACGTGCCGGGGCTCTGGTCACTCTCGTGGCCGTGGCGACTCTGGCCCGTCCCGCGCTGGCGGACGGCGTGAAGGTGCACGGCGTCGCTGCGGCGGCCAAGGCCTTCGGCGGCCATCAGGAGCGCGAGCTCGGGCCGGGCGCCGTCGGTCTCGCGGCGCTCGAGCTGCCAATTGCTCCGGCCCTCGGCGCCCAGCTCGAGGTCGGCGCGCTCTGGCTCAGCGCGGGCGAGACGCCGGAGGATCCGCGCTTCGAAGCGCAGGGCGACGCCTCCGCGACCCACGTCGCTGGCGGTCTACGCGTGAATCCGGTAGCTGGGCTCTGGCTGGCCGCAGCGGCTGGCCCGACCCGTACCGGGGGTCAGACGCGAGCGCTCGCGGACGCGCAGGTCGGCTGGGACTTCTTCTTCCACCACGGGCGCTTCGGTGTCGGCCCCGTGATCGGCTGGGCCCACGTTTTCCAGCCCGACTCGGAGCTCCGGCCCGCCGACGCCAACGTCGTCTTCGCCGGCGTGCACGCGGTCTGGGATCCGGACAAGGGCCCCAAGCCCGACGGCGATCGCGATCGCGACGGGATCAAGGACTCGGTCGATCGCTGCCCGGACGATCCGGAGGACAAGGACGGCTTCCAGGACGAGGATGGCTGTCCCGACCGCGACAACGACGGCGACGGCATCCTCGACGCGATCGATCGATGCCCGCTCGTTCCCGAGGACGCGGACGGCTTCGAGGACGCCGACGGTTGCCCCGACCCCGACAACGATCGGGACGGCATCCTCGATCCGAAGGACGCCTGCCCGAACGAGCCCGAGGACAAAGACGGCTTCGAGGACGAGGACGGCTGCCCGGATCCCGACAACGACCAGGACGGCATCCTCGATCCGAAAGACGCCTGCCCGAACGAGCCCGAGACCAAGAACGGCTACGCCGACGAGGATGGCTGCCCGGACTCGGAGCAGGTGCGGGTCACCGGAGACAAGATCGTGCTCGACGATCGCGTCCACTTCTGGACCAACAGCGCGCGCATTCGTCCGGCCAGCTACCCGCTGCTCGAGCGGGTGGCGAAGCTCATCCTGTCGCAGCCGAGCTACGCGCACATCGAGGTCCAAGGGCACACGGACGAGCGTGGTCCGGCTTGGTTCAACCAGAAGCTGAGCGACGATCGCGCCCAGAGCGTGCTCGAGTTCCTGGTGAAGCAAGGGCTCGAGCGCTCCCGGCTCTCCTCGCGCGGTTTCGGGGCCACCGTGCCGCTGGTCGAGAAGAAGAGCGAGCGCGCCTGGTTCATGAACCGGCGCGTGGAGTTCGCCATCACCCGCGAGACTCGCAGCGTGGAGCGGGCGGGAGGGAAGCCATGA